gaagaatgaagaggaggaggacgacgacgaTGACGACGACAACGACAATGACGAGGAGaggtaagaaaagagaagaaggaaaaagaaaagaaaaggcattgTTAACTCAGATGAAACAGTACAATTAGTACATTATGCATTTTCCCACCACTAAGCTGTCGCAAGAGACAACTAAAATCTACATTATAAGAAGAGATTTTGAAAACCTAAAATGGCAAATTTAAgtgattatttattaaataacaaaaatttatgAATAGATTTTTTATAGTACTGTGAAAAATGTTGTTGGCTCATATGAAAAACATATACATTGAGGACAGCATTCAGAACTGTTAGGACAGAAGACAAACTATAATCTAAAACTCATTCTTGATTTAGGTATAGGTTGTACATTACTGGGTGAATTCATTCAACATGAGGAATGCCATAGGAGAATAATTGTAatctgtacacatacatatgaacacatgacacgcacacacacacacacacgattataTTTACTGATTATCATAAACTGAACCATCCCTGTTTTTCTGGCATGAGCCCAATTTGATCACggtagatgatctttttgatgtgttgtaAGATTTGaaatgcaagaattttattaCGTATGTTAGCATCTCTTTCACAAGAGAAAGTGGTCTGTAAGTCCCTTACTGTGTTGAGTCTTTATATGTTTTGAGTAGTagggtgactgtggcttcataaaataaatttggcaatattccttctgtttctatttgtgaaataattttgtcattaactcttctttgaacacttgatagaattctgcactaaaaccatctgtcccATGAATATTTTTGGTGTGGGGGCATTTTAATGActacttttattttgttaggGGTTGTATGCctatgtaaattatttttcttattttgatttaAATTTGCTAAGTGATACCTATCAAAAAATTAtcctttttctttagattttccaattttgtgggatacaaagttttaaagtttattcCTATGATTGATTCTCTGGCTTTCCTTGATGGCTGTTATGTTCCATCTTTTccttctcattttgttaatttgaatattctcTGTGTCTCTTAATTAATTTGGATAAGTATccggttgattttctcaaagaaccaactttttgtttcattgattctttgtattgttatctttgtttctattttattgatttcagccctcagttcGATTATTTCCTACAATCTACTCCTATTGGATGtgcttacttctttttgttcaggtgtgttgttaagttgctagtgtgaaatctctctctctctctctctctctctctctctctctctctctctctcattctgtgtgtgtgtatgttctccTTCTTTTGGTTTCACTGGTGTGATGttatttctttcctgtctcttcatGGGTGTACTTAGACTTCTTAGGTTGAAAATTTCCTTCTCTCACTTTCTGTAGACTTGGATTTATAGATAGATACTGATTAAATTTGGCTTTAACATGGAAtaactcattttcttcttctatgataATTGACAGTTTTATTGATTGTTGTAGTCTGGGTTGTCATCTGTAGTCTCTTAGACTGTGCTATAATTTGTCCAGAGTCTTCTGGATTTTAGAGTCTTGATAGAAaaatcaggtgtaattctaatagttctgagtttatatgttacttggtctacttatgagcttttaatattctttctttgttccgtAGGGTTAATGGTGATATATTTTTTGGTAAAGGgactttttttctggtccaatattTTTAGTGTTCTTTAAGCTTCTTGTATTGTTATAGTCATGGCTTTCTTAaagttaggaaaattttcttctatgattttgttgaaaatattatcTGGGTCATTGACTTAtgattcttctcttccctttatcCTATTACtgttagatttggtctttttacattgtcccagattttctggatgCATTGTGTCAGcaactttttagatttaacagtTTTTTGATTGGTGTATCCGTTTCTTCTATTCAATGTCTATAGACCTATAATCATCCCAAATCCAGATTCTCTTGTCCATCTCTTGTAGCGTGTTGGTGATTTTTCCTAGTGTAGTTCCTGTTCAAGTTCCtaaactttttattttcaaattttccttagttatcttttctttattgtttttattttcattttttttggccTTGAACAGTTTTcttcaactgtttttttttttgttgtttttgttgttgtttttgttttttgctttctttaagaGGTTTATTCATTTGTGCCTCAAGGACCTCTATCATTTTCATGTAGTTGGTTTAAGAACTTCTTGTTCTTCAGCTCTGCTGGAATACTCAGGGCTTGCTGTGATAGGATATCTGGGCTCTGGCAGAGAAATATTGGCTTGGTTGTTATGCTGATGTCTAGGTGTCTTGGTTTGTGATGATTATAGGTCTGTGTGCTAATTTTTGGCTAAGTTTTTTGTTGGATGGCTGTTTTTTTCCTTGGATTCTGTTTCCTTCTTGGATTTTTGGTGAGAGTGATCTTTGTGGCTCAGCTGTTGTCTTAACAGGATATTCCTGCTGGTGTTGTTCCCTCGGATTCTTGGACAAGTTGGGGAAAGGAAGGTGGAGGGAGAAAGTCTTTGTAGAATCTTGGGTCTGGTGTTAGAAGGAAAAGGGAGTATACAGTGGGCTTCCTGCTTTAGGTCTGGGGATGAGACCTGGGCAGTTTGTCAGGGTCAATCCCTGTTGCTTATAGCCATTGATTTTGTTGTGTGTGGCATAGGGTGTGGGGTGCATCTTGGGGGCAAAAGGAAAGGTTTTGGTCTCCATTCAACTTATTTGTTGTCCTGGGCAGAGGAGCCCTTGGGTTACCCATTGGGGTTGGGAACTGTCATAAAGCTACCAAGAGAAGTTGGGGAGGCAGATTAGAATTGCATGCATTATAGGATCCACAAGATGTGTGATCAGTGGGAAAGGAAGGCTGCACTTAGTGTTCTGTTGCAGCAGTGCTTATGAAATTGGAAACTGGATCGtggggtcagagagagagaagagaatgtcTGTGAGAAGCCTACCTtggcatgtctttttttttttaaatatccattcCTGTTTCTTATAGCCATTGACTTTTAATTTAGATAGTTCATCTTTAgctttgagaaaaaaagaaaatttatatcATTAAATTTATGGCAAAATACTGCTTTTCTATAATCATTTTGCAATTAAATTTATGTAGTAAATACCATTTGAACTTATTTTTGAATGACTTTCAGTGAGAATACTTCACGCATAATTACTATACTACAGATAATCAGCATTATTGGAGATATAGCTCCCTAAATTTGTTTGGAATCTATCTTACAGTCTTTGATAAATTCAGACTTGGAGTAATTGGAGTTTGCATGAAGTTCTCATTCTCTATAAGTCCCCAACGTAAACTTTATCATgatttatagtaaaaaaaaaaaaaaaaaaaaagctaaaggataaaaaaaatatttgtagagGGTAAAATAATGTGAATGACTAGAGTTGGAAATTTTTGGGTTGTTGGGTATCTGGAGATTCTGGTCATACTAAGTCAGATGTTAAAGGCATGAGGTTCCTTTCTGCTGAACAAACAATATAAAACTCAAGAGGTTAACAACCAAGCTTTATTTTGTTTACTATTCCATCATCCACAGAGGTCAACCAAGGTCATCGAAATTGATCCTCTCTACTGATAGAGAAATATCTGCAACAATACATGTCTCAGTGGCAAAGTGCGAAAGCACAAAGGGCAAAGAGTGGCCTATCTCTGAAGATTTCTTCCCACAAGTTTTGTATCACCTCTGCTCCTTTTTCATTGGGCAAAATCCATCATAGTTAAAACTGATTTTGAGCATTGTCATGTATAATTGTAAGTGACAAAGAAACTAGAGGAAAGTAAATCAAGCTGATGCCATTGTGTCCTAATCATAATCTTTTTTTCACCTGTCAAAAAAGTGAGATGCCAGAGGCCAGCCCGGGCGTGGGATGTTCCTTTTTCTCTTAGGTTTTTCTTCAGGCagcggcagggggtggggtggggagcttaAGGGAGGGTAGGACTTTGtagagatatttagggttgctgtataataaaaggTTTACTTATTTTAAGCCTAAGTTACTATACtgttgtagctgacctgccttctgtgatcctctaaggccagaaactgcagtttctggtaCCTAGTACCTCTTCTTCAAGCCACAAAGGATTAAGTAAATAGCCTtgtctatctcagcaggaactgctgggctctaactttcagcctgctagtcaGAAGTCTCAGTAAGAGAAGAGAGTTAGAGAAGTGACCACAGAGTTTATTATCAAGTTGTAAAATGTTTCCTATAaaagctatctaaggggaaaagcaggAAGATCCTAAGTGGGTAAAGGGAAAAGTTCTAatctaagtggggaaaggccaAAATTCTCCTCTATTGATCTTAGCTATCTTCATGATTCTCAcgcttctctttgtcctcagtacttatacttctttcagaatacatgatcacatgttacaaagttcattacaagttcacacaaaaaaaatcaaatcataaatttaaatagaagtttacatcagagaatgtttacatgaatatccattaggagtaattatctggctaaacatctaccatctgtctcagctccacaggttcaatgaaggtttaaaaccataactaagtgattagtgaagttttgtatagataaacagagtcggtattttatcttctgtcctagcacctacaaTAAATTGTTAGTTGCCTTTTAATGCCCTTTGGCTAATTGTTTTaaaacctcttggaatgtgctctgggtAGGAGAAACTatggttaccatctaagagcacttaactggtgacacttgggaaaCTGGCAGAGTTTtcattgcagctttgactatcagaaaaggacctaatagcagtcacATTAAtgaaagagcttaataatcacagatataattttaggaattcttataggatcatcattaagacttaagtcataTATTTGTCTATATggcatcactacaagatagtacatatttgtggatctgcagagatctgcttcaAAGGGGGTGTGCtcctacttagtgattgttatgtatgtttaataatgacaggaaaagcatattactAGCAGGAATCattcctaaaatgagtccctcacagccttgcttaatgagggctcacctgtcGCAGGTTATATAATAATCCAAGGCAGGgcacttcaggatgatcacctgctagttattagcttgtcctattATGGCTCCTGACGGTGAGAAGTGTCCAGACTCTCTAGAAAACAGGGCAGCAAAGCTCCTCTCAAACACTGCTGTTCAGGATCTTTGAGGGATACTTAGTAGGCTCTTGATTCTACCTATATTGTTCTTTAATTTTAAAGACCTGTATAGTAGTTTACACATTTTCTGTTAGTTTTTAGATATTGAATATTCAGTAACCTACAGTAAATTCATATGTGTACTCCCATAAAAATACAatctatatttaaaatttcagAAGTAATTTTATAGCATTATCCCATAATCCATGTTAACCAAGAATAAATTGCCATGATTTAAGAAAGAAAGTTAGAGTGCTACAGTATCAGATCAGTTAGAATTTAAATTTGAAATTCCAAATGGACTATGATTTCAAGAATCAAATAATCATACTCacagtaaataaacaaaccattACCTTCATCTTTACTGAAGTCTTAGTCCACATTTTTTTCACTTACCCAGTTGCTAGTGGAGACAAGAATAAGACCCCCCAAAAATCATAGATGGTTAGCATTCATTTGCcttagaaacattttaattgtCAAAAGTATTTTTCCCCAGGAGGCACAGCCAAGTCAATGTTAATTTTATTCCTTCTAACAGGAGGTGTCTTGCTCAGAAACAAAGAACATTGGTCTTCATCAGGTCTTTATTCTGCTGAATTGAGCCATTTTTGAGGCAAGAGTTCTAAACCCAGACATGCATACAGCCTTCTGTAAGGACAAGACCAAGGGCTGAAAGTCTTTAATTGCAGCAGcaaaatcttataaatttagttGTTTCACAAATACTGTGGATAAATAATAACAGATAAAGCTATTTCTAATGTAACACGGAAAGGATAAACCTACAGGACTTACAAGGATTATATTTCATTAGCATCGAGTCAGTCACAGTCCACATGGCTATTACAactttgaatcttttttttttttccacaaaagtAGGTAGTTTGTAGGGAAAATCTTCCAGAAATCTCAGACTCTTTTATTAGCAGCATCCCAGCTTCTTCTGTAACCTCTTTCCAGCATCTTTGATTTCCTTGTTCCTCAGACTATAAACCAAAGGGTTCAACATAGGAATCAACACAGTGTAGAAGACAGACACAAATCTATCAAAGCTGGAGGAGCCACCAGAGCTGGAACTCAAATATACAAAAGCACTGGAGGTGTAGAATAGGGAAACAGCTGTCAGGTGAGAAGCACAAGTATTGAATGCCTTGGACCTACCCTTAGCTGAAGTGATCTTCAGAATGGACAAGACAATATAGCCATAGGATATTATGATGACTAAAGCATTTGAAATACAAAACAACATTGTTAATATGAGAAGCACTACCTGTGCAAAAAAAGTGTCAGTGCAGGATAGATTTAACAGCTGGGGCATGTCACAGAAGAAATGTCTGATGACGTTAGGTCCACAGAAGTGGAGCTGCAGCAAGGCACACACCTGAGATAGAGAACCCATGATTCCTGCTGTGTAGCTTCCCATCACCATCTGAGCGCAAAGTGTGGGTGACATGACTGATGAGTACAGAAGAGGGTTACAAATGGCAGCATACCTGTCATAGGCCATGGCTGTCATGAGGCAAGATTCACTCAGTCCCATTGTGGCAAACATAAAGTATTGAACTATGCAGCCCACAAAGCTGATAGTTTGCTTTTCCTGGAAGAGGTTGGAAAGCATCTTTGGGACTGTAGAAGAGATATAGCAGATGTCTATAAAGGACAGATTACTAAGGAAGAAGTACATAGGTGTATGGAGATAGGAGTCCATCCTTATTAAAACAACAAGGGACAGGTTCCAGGTCAGGGTTGTAATATACAGGATGAGGAACATAACAAAAAGCAGTGCTGTGATTTGGGGGAAATCAGAGAATCCTAGGAGGATGAATTCGGTGATCTCAGTAAAGTTTCTTTCCTTAATCATTGCCTTGGTAATCCTAGTTAGTActggggaggagaaaaagaaaacataattggCTCAAGGGAACTAATAAcattttctatctctttctctgagtCTGAATTGAGAGAAACAGTACATTACCTTTCCATAGGAGGAACCCAGTGTTTCCTTTCCAGCTGTCAATGAAAACCTGCTCATTCTTTAGATCTTACCTGATTCATATATTGTCATGAGgatttaaaaagataattaaaaattgACTGGAAACATTTATTAATGCACCCATGAAATTGCTGAGCTTATGAAACAGATGGCAGACATGACTGAAGTAAGTGGCATTAGTGGTCTACTGGCACTCCTGAGTGtaattgctgcttcagtctcatgTCAGTGTAGGTGttgttctttcaaaataaaatgaaatcattttatatCAGATTATgattttagtaatttttattatctttttcatTTAGGGAAAGATCCTCAATTCCAAAGAATTTCTCAAATGCtttgctaatatatttaaaccacATTTTGAAAGTAGCCTGGAGTATTATGAAATTTATAATAGTGATAGAATTATTCATGTGCGTCCAATAAAATCAAGGACCAAATCTTTGGAAGTTCTCCTATGAAACAGCCAATCTGGAAGTTGGTAGTCTATTCTTGACTTTAAGGAAGGATTATCTCTGTTTCAGGATATTTTTGTTAGTTGGACAGCACCATAGCAGGAATATGGTCAAAGGTTCATAATCAGAGGTTTAGCTGTGATGCCCCTTGCACTATGAATTTGTCTAAGCTGCTCAAGATAACTAAAATTTCTGCTCTCCTTCCAAACTGAGCACCAGTTATCTAGGACCCCAAGTTTCCTGAGAGATTTATGAGCATTCTAAAAACACTGATTTAATGTCTTTAGTTCAGGGAAACTCTTGATCTAGCAACTGCAAtagatttcatctttttttttttaaactttcattctGGTAACATGGATTGCCAAGCTTTGGTGTATTCTGTATAGTCCAGCATCTCCAGAAAAGACTGGGCAAATGTAGATTCTTATTTTTACTCCAAGTTAtcaattttttgaaaatttttcaaTTTGCTAAAGGGGCAATTCTGGATATACCTACTGTCTTTGATAAGTATTTTCCGTGTGTTTACCATCTTCTGGGCAGCTACAGAAGGAAAGTTTTCTGATATAAACCTTGAATGGGATCTTTATTGAGTACAAGTAGCTAATGGAGATGTTTCTGAGCGCTGACCCTACAAACATGTCATCAGTTTGAGGTGTTTGGGGCACAAAACCAGGTGAAGCAGAGAATGATACTGAGTAACAAATGATTCAAGTTAAAGAAGCCAGAAGGCTGACATTCAGACCCATGCTATCTGCTCCTGTTGTCTGAGTTTGGATATCTGCTTTGTCATCCTGTTAGTCTCAGACTTACCAGCACAACCAAGGAGAATAACAAAAAGCTGTTTGAGTCCTtccaaaaagacaaaagaagttACATTGTTATGTGTCCTTCCTTTAGCACTTACCTCATCTCTAGCTAACCAAAAGTTATGGATCAAGCTGTGTATTTCTACAGAGaacaatttcttatttttaaagcagaattctgaagaacaaaaataaagtattaccccaatgatgaagaaaaggagaagcaTAGACAACTATATTTTTATCTCAGCCAACTTTTCTGAAACAAAGTTAAGTTTGTTTTGATTCAGGTCTTTCTGAAATCCTTACACAACTGTCAGGATTGACATTCACTGTTTCTTTGGGTTGAAGATTCCCCTATTCCCTTATAATACAAGACAACAAACAGAAGGCAATAAATGTCATAGTAAGATATTTAAGAATTTAACTCTcacctcgccccccccccccaaattaatGTAAACTTTTATGTTTGAGATCATTCTATTCACTGAAGTTCAGTAATCCaggtaaagagaaagaaaatggttaTAAGGGTAAGGAAGTTTGAAAGCAgtgagtgcggggggggggggtgtggatgGATGAGGTAAATCTCTAAAAACCTTGCCCCATTTTAGTCCTATTGTAAAAACTTCACGGGTATTGACAGAACAGAGTCTACATTCAAAGTCTTGACATTTAGCCCCAAACCCAATCCTAGAAGAAGATGTGGTTCCTTAGAAAGGTTCAAACTACCTATTTTTCCTTCTGTGTACTTTCCTGTTCAGTGCAATGGTTCTCCTTAGTGGATGCTATGGCCATGAACTTAATTATCCACTCACAGCAAGTGAGGCCGCAACTCTGGGATCCTGTTGAGTtttaaggtggaaggagaaaagccAATTACCGGGAAACACTACAGATACTTACTCTCTGGTGTAATGGTTGCTAGGGTGACTTCCCTAATGATTTCAGGCCCACTTTGCCATGTGTAT
This genomic stretch from Mus musculus strain C57BL/6J chromosome 19, GRCm38.p6 C57BL/6J harbors:
- the Olfr1437 gene encoding olfactory receptor 1437, with amino-acid sequence MIKERNFTEITEFILLGFSDFPQITALLFVMFLILYITTLTWNLSLVVLIRMDSYLHTPMYFFLSNLSFIDICYISSTVPKMLSNLFQEKQTISFVGCIVQYFMFATMGLSESCLMTAMAYDRYAAICNPLLYSSVMSPTLCAQMVMGSYTAGIMGSLSQVCALLQLHFCGPNVIRHFFCDMPQLLNLSCTDTFFAQVVLLILTMLFCISNALVIIISYGYIVLSILKITSAKGRSKAFNTCASHLTAVSLFYTSSAFVYLSSSSGGSSSFDRFVSVFYTVLIPMLNPLVYSLRNKEIKDAGKRLQKKLGCC